A genome region from Gadus chalcogrammus isolate NIFS_2021 chromosome 5, NIFS_Gcha_1.0, whole genome shotgun sequence includes the following:
- the galcb gene encoding galactocerebrosidase isoform X2, whose amino-acid sequence MISFILLLCRFFTIALCVTDQYVLDDKVGLGRVFDGIGGLSGGGATSRLLVNYAEPYRSQILDYLFKPNFGASLHILKVEIGGDAQTTDGTEPSHMHYENDENFFRGYEWWLMKEAKKRNPNITLIGLPWAFPGWVGHGRNWPYDYPDITATYVVSWIIGAKQYHDLDINYVGIWNERNFDSKYIKVLRDMLDKVGLTDIGIIAADGDWNIVNSMVVDPYLNDAVEVVGAHYPGTTTVLEALKTQKKLWSSEDYSTFNNELGGGCWARILNQNYVNGLMTATISWNLVASYYGELPFGRDGLMTAQEPWSGSYVVESPIWISAHTTQFTQPGWTYLQTVGHLAHGGSYVALTNGKGDLTVVIETMTHDHSVCVRPPLPAFNVTSQNTTFQLKGSFASLAQLQVWRSRFNFKTQKPTFFEKLSPLKLSDGSFTLNLGEDEVYTLTSLTSGLKGSFPDPPPSAPFPTTYKDDFNVANPPFTEAPDFADQTGVFEYHINLTDPGPHVFTLRQVVTQRPVTWATDADQTISVIGNYKWENLTVSCDVFMETVKTGGVFIAARVDKGGQSVRSAKGLFYWIFSDGSYKVTNDLAGQTVLAEGLSGTRAFGWHTLTLSIKGQYATGLLNGYPLWKNAVVLGPKNGWAAIGTKSFELAQFDNFAVKG is encoded by the exons ATGATATCCTTTATACTATTATTATGTCGATTCTTTACAATAGCACTTTGTGTAACAGATCAGTATGTGTTAGACGACAAAGTAGGACTCGGGAGGGTGTTTGACGGCATTGGAGGTTTGAGTGGCGGAGGG GCAACGTCTCGCTTACTTGTGAATTACGCAGAGCCGTACCGCAGTCAGATATTGGATTACCTTTTCAAG CCAAACTTTGGGGCCTCTTTGCACATACTAAAGGTGGAAATTGGAGGCGATGCACAAACCACAG ATGGCACAGAGCCATCTCACATGCACTATGAAAACGACGAGAACTTCTTCCGGGGTTATGAGTGGTGGCTCATGAAAGAGGCCAAGAAGAGGAACCCCAACATAACACTTATTG GTTTGCCATGGGCCTTTCCGGGCTGGGTTGGTCATGGGAGGAACTGGCCCTATGACTACCCTGACATCACTGCCACTTACGTGGTTTCCTGGATCATTGGAGCCAAACAGTACCACGACCTAGACATCAACTATGTTGGG ATTTGGAACGAGCGCAACTTTGACAGCAAGTATATAAAG GTGCTCCGGGACATGTTGGATAAAGTGGGCCTTACTGATATCGGTATCATTGCTGCTGACGGTGATTGGAACATCGTCAATTCTATGGTGGTTGACCCCTACCTCAACGATGCAGTTGAAGTGGTTGG GGCCCACTACCCAGGCACCACCACTGTGCTGGAGGCTCTAAAGACCCAGAAGAAGCTGTGGTCATCGGAGGACTACAGCACCTTCAACAACGAACTCGGTGGTGGCTGCTGGGCGCGAATCCTTAACCAGAACTACGTCAATGGACTCATGACTGC CACCATATCGTGGAACCTGGTGGCCAGCTACTACGGGGAGCTGCCGTTTGGCAGGGACGGGCTGATGACGGCACAGGAGCCCTGGAGCGGCAGCTACGTGGTGGAGTCGCCCATCTGGATCTCAG CCCACACGACCCAGTTCACCCAGCCCGGGTGGACCTACCTGCAGACTGTGGGGCATCTAGCGCACGGTGGGAGCTACGTGGCTCTAACTAATGGCAAAGGCGACCTCACGGTTGTTATAGAAACCATG ACTCATGACCATTCCGTCTGCGTAAGGCCTCCACTACCAGCGTTCAATGTGACATCCCAAAATACAACATTCCAGCTGAAAGGCTCCTTT GCCTCTCTCGCACAATTACAAGTATGGCGGTCAAGATTTAACTTCAAGACACAAAAGCCCACGTTTTTTGAAAAACTTTCACCGCTCAAG CTCTCTGACGGTTCGTTCACCTTGAATCTGGGGGAGGATGAGGTTTATACGCTCACTAGCCTCACCAGCGGTCTGAAAGGCAGCTTCCcagaccctcccccctccgcacCCTTCCCCACAACATACAAGGATGACTTTAATGTCG CCAACCCTCCCTTCACGGAGGCGCCCGACTTTGCCGACCAGACGGGGGTGTTTGAGTACCACATCAACCTCACCGACCCGGGGCCTCATGTCTTCACCTTGCGCCAAGTTGTGACCCAGAGGCCGGTCACCTGGGCAACCGACGCAGACCAGACCATCAGTGTCATCGGGAACTACAAATG GGAGAACCTCACTGTATCCTGTGATGTGTTTATGGAAACGGTGAAGACTGGTGGAGTGTTCATCGCTGCCAGAGTAGACAAAGGAGGGCAGTCAGTCCGAAGCGCAAAAGGGCTCTTCTACTGGATCTTCTCAGATGGGAGCTACAAAGTCACCAATGATCTCG CTGGTCAAACCGTGCTTGCTGAGGGGCTGTCTGGCACCAGGGCTTTTGGTTGGCACACATTAACACTGAGCATAAAG GGCCAGTATGCTACGGGTTTGCTCAACGGGTATCCATTATGGAAGAACGCTGTGGTATTGGGACCAAAGAATGGATGGGCTGCCATAGGGACAAAGTCATTTGAACTTGCTCAATTTGATAACTTTGCCGTGAAGGGTTGA
- the galcb gene encoding galactocerebrosidase isoform X1, protein MISFILLLCRFFTIALCVTDQYVLDDKVGLGRVFDGIGGLSGGGATSRLLVNYAEPYRSQILDYLFKPNFGASLHILKVEIGGDAQTTDGTEPSHMHYENDENFFRGYEWWLMKEAKKRNPNITLIGLPWAFPGWVGHGRNWPYDYPDITATYVVSWIIGAKQYHDLDINYVGIWNERNFDSKYIKLLRYTLDKSGLESVRIIASDNQWEPISLFMLLDQELRRAVDVIGAHYPGTTTVLEALKTQKKLWSSEDYSTFNNELGGGCWARILNQNYVNGLMTATISWNLVASYYGELPFGRDGLMTAQEPWSGSYVVESPIWISAHTTQFTQPGWTYLQTVGHLAHGGSYVALTNGKGDLTVVIETMTHDHSVCVRPPLPAFNVTSQNTTFQLKGSFASLAQLQVWRSRFNFKTQKPTFFEKLSPLKLSDGSFTLNLGEDEVYTLTSLTSGLKGSFPDPPPSAPFPTTYKDDFNVANPPFTEAPDFADQTGVFEYHINLTDPGPHVFTLRQVVTQRPVTWATDADQTISVIGNYKWENLTVSCDVFMETVKTGGVFIAARVDKGGQSVRSAKGLFYWIFSDGSYKVTNDLAGQTVLAEGLSGTRAFGWHTLTLSIKGQYATGLLNGYPLWKNAVVLGPKNGWAAIGTKSFELAQFDNFAVKG, encoded by the exons ATGATATCCTTTATACTATTATTATGTCGATTCTTTACAATAGCACTTTGTGTAACAGATCAGTATGTGTTAGACGACAAAGTAGGACTCGGGAGGGTGTTTGACGGCATTGGAGGTTTGAGTGGCGGAGGG GCAACGTCTCGCTTACTTGTGAATTACGCAGAGCCGTACCGCAGTCAGATATTGGATTACCTTTTCAAG CCAAACTTTGGGGCCTCTTTGCACATACTAAAGGTGGAAATTGGAGGCGATGCACAAACCACAG ATGGCACAGAGCCATCTCACATGCACTATGAAAACGACGAGAACTTCTTCCGGGGTTATGAGTGGTGGCTCATGAAAGAGGCCAAGAAGAGGAACCCCAACATAACACTTATTG GTTTGCCATGGGCCTTTCCGGGCTGGGTTGGTCATGGGAGGAACTGGCCCTATGACTACCCTGACATCACTGCCACTTACGTGGTTTCCTGGATCATTGGAGCCAAACAGTACCACGACCTAGACATCAACTATGTTGGG ATTTGGAACGAGCGCAACTTTGACAGCAAGTATATAAAG CTCCTGCGCTACACTCTAGACAAGAGTGGCTTGGAGAGTGTCAGGATCATAGCCAGCGATAACCAGTGGGAGCCCATTAGCCTGTTCATGCTGCTCGACCAGGAGCTCCGACGAGCCGTAGACGTGATAGG GGCCCACTACCCAGGCACCACCACTGTGCTGGAGGCTCTAAAGACCCAGAAGAAGCTGTGGTCATCGGAGGACTACAGCACCTTCAACAACGAACTCGGTGGTGGCTGCTGGGCGCGAATCCTTAACCAGAACTACGTCAATGGACTCATGACTGC CACCATATCGTGGAACCTGGTGGCCAGCTACTACGGGGAGCTGCCGTTTGGCAGGGACGGGCTGATGACGGCACAGGAGCCCTGGAGCGGCAGCTACGTGGTGGAGTCGCCCATCTGGATCTCAG CCCACACGACCCAGTTCACCCAGCCCGGGTGGACCTACCTGCAGACTGTGGGGCATCTAGCGCACGGTGGGAGCTACGTGGCTCTAACTAATGGCAAAGGCGACCTCACGGTTGTTATAGAAACCATG ACTCATGACCATTCCGTCTGCGTAAGGCCTCCACTACCAGCGTTCAATGTGACATCCCAAAATACAACATTCCAGCTGAAAGGCTCCTTT GCCTCTCTCGCACAATTACAAGTATGGCGGTCAAGATTTAACTTCAAGACACAAAAGCCCACGTTTTTTGAAAAACTTTCACCGCTCAAG CTCTCTGACGGTTCGTTCACCTTGAATCTGGGGGAGGATGAGGTTTATACGCTCACTAGCCTCACCAGCGGTCTGAAAGGCAGCTTCCcagaccctcccccctccgcacCCTTCCCCACAACATACAAGGATGACTTTAATGTCG CCAACCCTCCCTTCACGGAGGCGCCCGACTTTGCCGACCAGACGGGGGTGTTTGAGTACCACATCAACCTCACCGACCCGGGGCCTCATGTCTTCACCTTGCGCCAAGTTGTGACCCAGAGGCCGGTCACCTGGGCAACCGACGCAGACCAGACCATCAGTGTCATCGGGAACTACAAATG GGAGAACCTCACTGTATCCTGTGATGTGTTTATGGAAACGGTGAAGACTGGTGGAGTGTTCATCGCTGCCAGAGTAGACAAAGGAGGGCAGTCAGTCCGAAGCGCAAAAGGGCTCTTCTACTGGATCTTCTCAGATGGGAGCTACAAAGTCACCAATGATCTCG CTGGTCAAACCGTGCTTGCTGAGGGGCTGTCTGGCACCAGGGCTTTTGGTTGGCACACATTAACACTGAGCATAAAG GGCCAGTATGCTACGGGTTTGCTCAACGGGTATCCATTATGGAAGAACGCTGTGGTATTGGGACCAAAGAATGGATGGGCTGCCATAGGGACAAAGTCATTTGAACTTGCTCAATTTGATAACTTTGCCGTGAAGGGTTGA